Proteins encoded within one genomic window of Gemmatimonas sp.:
- a CDS encoding complex I subunit 1 family protein, translating to MNVFMPDLVVSLVFITYAIVVLLSFGGLLTWVERKQAAVMSDRIGANRAYIKIPFTNIKLVWLGLFHGMADGLKMLLKENFKPKTHDALGYFLAPFIVFAPVLLVFAVIPFGGTLDPAQLFPSLGSWFGGRTYPLQIAQLDAGILIVFAFSGLTIIGTMLAGWSSENKFSLLGGLRAGSQMISYELVMALTIMGLILVYGTVDLGSIVRQQSGVMLGVLPKWGVFMQPFAAFLFLTAAIAENKRIPFDLPEAESELVAGYYTEYSAMKMGLFMFAEFIQIAIVGALFVTLFLGGYNLPFMSDAGFLFPGGHTIALSHGFVVPLQMLGFLAKVFLMCVIQIQIRWSLPRFRYDQMLSFAWKMLLPLSLANLVVTAVAMWLMGGGQ from the coding sequence ATGAACGTATTCATGCCCGATCTGGTCGTGTCGCTGGTGTTCATCACGTATGCCATTGTGGTACTGCTCAGCTTCGGCGGGCTGCTCACGTGGGTGGAGCGCAAGCAGGCTGCCGTGATGTCGGACCGGATCGGCGCCAATCGCGCCTACATCAAGATCCCGTTCACCAATATCAAGTTGGTGTGGCTGGGACTCTTTCACGGTATGGCCGACGGCTTGAAGATGCTCCTGAAGGAGAATTTCAAGCCGAAGACGCACGACGCGCTGGGGTATTTTCTGGCGCCGTTCATCGTGTTCGCGCCGGTGCTGCTGGTGTTTGCCGTGATCCCGTTCGGCGGCACGCTCGATCCTGCCCAGCTATTTCCGTCGCTGGGCTCGTGGTTCGGTGGCCGCACGTACCCGCTGCAGATCGCGCAGCTCGACGCGGGCATCCTGATCGTCTTCGCCTTCAGCGGACTCACGATCATCGGCACGATGCTGGCCGGCTGGAGCTCGGAGAACAAATTCTCACTCCTGGGCGGACTGCGGGCCGGCTCGCAGATGATTTCGTACGAGCTGGTCATGGCCCTCACCATCATGGGGCTGATCCTGGTGTACGGCACGGTCGATCTGGGATCCATCGTACGTCAGCAGTCGGGCGTGATGCTGGGCGTGCTGCCTAAGTGGGGCGTGTTCATGCAGCCCTTCGCGGCGTTCCTGTTTCTCACGGCGGCGATCGCCGAGAACAAGCGTATTCCGTTCGACCTGCCGGAGGCGGAGTCGGAACTGGTGGCCGGCTACTACACCGAATACAGCGCCATGAAGATGGGCCTCTTCATGTTCGCCGAGTTCATTCAGATCGCGATCGTCGGTGCGCTGTTCGTCACGCTGTTTCTCGGTGGCTACAACCTGCCCTTCATGAGCGACGCCGGCTTCCTGTTTCCCGGCGGCCATACGATCGCGTTGAGCCATGGATTCGTGGTGCCGCTGCAGATGCTCGGCTTCCTGGCCAAGGTCTTCCTGATGTGCGTGATCCAGATCCAGATCCGCTGGTCACTGCCCCGTTTCCGGTACGACCAGATGCTGTCGTTCGCGTGGAAGATGCTGCTGCCACTATCGCTGGCGAATCTGGTGGTAACCGCCGTGGCCATGTGGCTGATGGGGGGTGGCCAGTGA
- the nuoL gene encoding NADH-quinone oxidoreductase subunit L: protein MPHTLALIALLPLVGFLFNGFFATALGGHRANERAAGIIGSAFPIASFALTVKAFLDLQAGGYAPMVEPLYRWALIGSSSFEIAFYFDRLSAIMTLVVTGVGSVIHIYSTGYMHNDKSFGRFFAYLNLFLFFMLLLVLGRSMLVLFVGWEGVGLASYLLIGFWFDDLTNAKAGRKAFITNRIGDAGFLLGMFLLYRAFGTLDMDTINSAFVNGTGAALLVPASLVGLLLFVGATGKSAQIPLYVWLPDAMAGPTPVSALIHAATMVTAGVYLTARMSGIYMMAPEASQVIAVVGVLTAFFAATVALVQTDIKKVLAYSTVSQLGFMFLALGVGAYGVAIFHVVTHAFFKACLFLGAGSVIHALGGEQDIRKMGGLRHKIPLTYWTFAIATAAIAGIPGLAGFFSKDEILWYAFASAKGGAPWLWGMAALTALMTAFYMFRLLWLTFMGASRMSHEVEHHVHESPISMTGVLMLLALLSAGGGYIAIPHFLEAQIPLPPIVESLEHYEHTLLYVSIVLAFAGLGLAAFMFGGPASRPEGVKQALLPIHRLLSGKYFVDELYDRVIVKPLAWFSEVVLLRGSDKLLLDGSLHGLAALAQRSAGLLSRVQTGSLHLYALLVMVGIVGALLWSWRHV from the coding sequence ATGCCTCATACGCTGGCGCTCATCGCCCTGCTGCCGCTCGTCGGCTTTCTGTTCAATGGATTCTTCGCCACCGCGCTCGGTGGCCATCGTGCCAACGAGCGCGCCGCCGGTATCATCGGGTCGGCCTTTCCGATCGCGTCGTTCGCGCTCACGGTCAAGGCGTTTCTCGACCTGCAGGCGGGCGGGTACGCGCCGATGGTGGAGCCGCTCTATCGCTGGGCGCTGATCGGGTCGTCGTCGTTCGAGATCGCGTTCTACTTCGATCGCCTCAGCGCGATCATGACGCTGGTAGTCACGGGTGTCGGGTCGGTGATCCACATCTATTCCACCGGCTACATGCATAACGACAAGAGCTTCGGGCGCTTTTTCGCGTACCTGAATCTCTTCCTGTTCTTTATGCTGCTGCTGGTGCTCGGTCGTTCCATGCTCGTGCTGTTCGTGGGCTGGGAAGGCGTGGGACTGGCGTCGTATCTCCTCATCGGCTTCTGGTTCGACGACCTCACCAACGCGAAGGCCGGCCGTAAGGCGTTCATCACCAACCGCATCGGTGATGCCGGCTTTCTGCTGGGCATGTTCCTGCTGTATCGCGCGTTCGGCACGCTCGACATGGACACGATCAACAGCGCGTTCGTAAACGGTACCGGCGCGGCCTTGCTCGTGCCGGCCAGCTTGGTAGGCCTGCTGCTGTTCGTCGGCGCTACCGGCAAGTCGGCGCAGATCCCGCTGTACGTGTGGCTGCCCGACGCCATGGCCGGACCGACGCCGGTGTCGGCGCTGATCCACGCGGCCACCATGGTCACGGCCGGTGTGTACCTCACGGCGCGCATGTCGGGCATTTATATGATGGCGCCCGAAGCCTCGCAGGTGATCGCGGTGGTCGGCGTGCTCACGGCCTTCTTCGCCGCCACGGTGGCGCTGGTGCAGACCGACATCAAGAAGGTGCTCGCGTATTCCACCGTGTCGCAGCTGGGCTTCATGTTTCTGGCGCTCGGTGTCGGCGCCTACGGCGTGGCCATCTTCCACGTGGTCACGCACGCGTTCTTCAAGGCCTGCCTGTTCCTCGGCGCCGGCAGCGTGATTCACGCGCTCGGCGGCGAACAGGACATCCGCAAGATGGGCGGTCTGCGCCACAAGATCCCGCTCACCTACTGGACCTTCGCCATCGCGACGGCGGCGATTGCCGGCATTCCGGGGTTGGCAGGCTTCTTCTCGAAGGACGAAATCCTCTGGTACGCCTTCGCCAGTGCGAAGGGTGGCGCGCCGTGGCTGTGGGGTATGGCCGCCCTGACGGCGCTGATGACGGCGTTCTACATGTTCCGCCTGTTGTGGCTCACGTTCATGGGCGCCTCGCGCATGAGCCACGAGGTGGAGCACCATGTGCATGAATCGCCGATCTCGATGACCGGCGTGCTGATGCTGCTGGCGCTGTTGTCCGCGGGAGGCGGCTATATCGCCATTCCGCACTTCCTCGAGGCGCAGATTCCCCTGCCGCCGATCGTGGAAAGTCTCGAGCACTACGAGCACACGCTGCTGTACGTCTCGATCGTGCTGGCCTTCGCCGGACTCGGGCTCGCGGCGTTTATGTTCGGCGGTCCGGCGTCACGCCCGGAAGGCGTGAAGCAGGCCCTGCTTCCGATCCATCGGCTGCTGTCGGGCAAGTATTTCGTCGATGAACTGTACGATCGCGTGATCGTGAAACCGCTGGCGTGGTTCTCCGAGGTGGTGTTGCTGCGTGGCAGCGACAAGCTGCTGCTTGACGGCTCACTGCACGGCTTGGCGGCACTGGCGCAGCGTTCGGCCGGATTGCTGAGCCGAGTACAGACCGGCAGCCTCCACCTCTACGCGTTGTTGGTGATGGTCGGCATCGTGGGCGCCCTGCTTTGGAGCTGGCGTCATGTCTGA
- a CDS encoding 4Fe-4S binding protein translates to MTTPIKPDVKPPATPVVRTVKYERKQYWNEPTMTWWEKAYLPEVLRGLAITTGIFLRNMGKWITGRRGAITTYYPEEKRADFAPANRGKHILTQRPDGSPQCIACNMCATVCPAKVIEIESAFDINDPAHPKSPIRFEIDYSRCVFCGLCVEACPEDAIRMEQDIPNLVSGDRYNMWLTMEEMLTWNPKQDVLKPYPPKPVALKVSDSILRGRESSTH, encoded by the coding sequence GTGACCACGCCGATCAAGCCCGACGTGAAGCCTCCGGCTACGCCTGTTGTGCGCACCGTGAAGTACGAGCGGAAGCAGTATTGGAACGAGCCCACCATGACGTGGTGGGAGAAGGCATACCTGCCGGAAGTGCTACGCGGGTTGGCCATTACGACCGGGATCTTCCTGCGCAACATGGGTAAATGGATCACCGGCCGTCGTGGGGCCATCACCACGTACTATCCCGAAGAGAAGCGCGCCGATTTTGCGCCGGCCAACCGCGGCAAGCATATCCTCACGCAGCGTCCCGATGGGTCGCCGCAGTGTATCGCGTGCAACATGTGTGCGACCGTGTGCCCCGCGAAGGTGATCGAGATCGAGTCCGCCTTCGACATCAACGATCCGGCACACCCCAAGTCGCCGATCCGCTTCGAGATCGACTACTCGCGCTGCGTGTTCTGCGGCCTCTGCGTCGAAGCCTGTCCGGAAGATGCCATCCGCATGGAGCAGGACATCCCCAACCTCGTGTCGGGCGATCGCTACAACATGTGGCTCACGATGGAAGAGATGCTGACCTGGAATCCGAAGCAGGACGTACTCAAGCCGTATCCACCGAAGCCGGTCGCCTTGAAGGTCAGCGACAGCATTCTGCGAGGGCGCGAGTCATCGACACATTGA
- a CDS encoding NADH-quinone oxidoreductase subunit J, with amino-acid sequence MILGLMGVIALISAVLMLVIREPMRVALALITTMVMLGGIYGLLGVHFIAAFQVLIYVGAVMVFMVYVIMLLEVREAPGNARYSRWLVPGVMACAALVGVLGISVYRSSADVLTAPGAPPFSLTQFSTAFLSQYWLEFELTSVFLVAVIVAALAVIKVSRRAQGSTQGRANG; translated from the coding sequence TTGATTCTGGGCCTGATGGGCGTGATCGCGCTCATCTCGGCCGTGCTGATGCTCGTGATTCGTGAGCCCATGCGCGTGGCGCTGGCACTGATCACGACGATGGTCATGCTGGGCGGCATCTATGGACTGCTGGGCGTGCACTTCATCGCCGCCTTCCAGGTGCTGATCTATGTGGGCGCGGTGATGGTGTTCATGGTGTACGTGATCATGCTGCTCGAGGTGCGCGAGGCGCCGGGCAATGCGCGATACTCCCGATGGCTCGTCCCTGGTGTGATGGCGTGTGCGGCGCTGGTCGGTGTGCTGGGCATCAGCGTGTACCGCAGTTCGGCCGATGTCCTCACGGCACCTGGTGCACCGCCGTTCAGCCTGACGCAGTTCTCGACGGCATTCCTCTCGCAGTACTGGCTGGAGTTCGAGCTCACGTCGGTGTTTCTGGTGGCCGTGATCGTGGCCGCGCTGGCCGTGATCAAGGTGAGCCGTCGTGCGCAGGGATCGACGCAGGGACGGGCCAATGGATAG
- the nuoK gene encoding NADH-quinone oxidoreductase subunit NuoK: MDRVQLLLLLSGALFSLGLLGVIVRRNALVMLMCMELMLNGVNLSLVTFSQQRGDAAGAVLVFLVFVVATAEIALAIPIVLLLVRFKRSMDIDRYSDLKG, encoded by the coding sequence ATGGATAGGGTGCAGCTGTTGCTCCTACTTTCGGGGGCGCTCTTCTCGCTGGGCCTGCTGGGCGTGATCGTACGCCGGAATGCGCTGGTCATGCTGATGTGCATGGAGCTCATGCTGAACGGCGTGAACCTCAGCCTGGTCACCTTCTCGCAACAGCGCGGCGACGCTGCGGGCGCGGTGCTGGTGTTCCTGGTGTTCGTGGTTGCCACCGCGGAAATCGCGCTGGCTATTCCGATCGTCCTGCTGCTCGTGCGCTTCAAGCGCTCGATGGACATCGATCGTTACTCGGATCTCAAGGGTTGA